Within Carassius carassius chromosome 8, fCarCar2.1, whole genome shotgun sequence, the genomic segment aaaaaaaagagccaatcagaatcaatcctgctataACCAGCGCGAGAATTTAAAGTTGTAAACGCACGTGCGCTTAGAATAAACGGACAATATCGTTCGCTCGTGTCGATGCTGATATCGatatctttatcattatctttatagttattgttcttggtgtgaacgggccttaataaggctatatttatttgcagaggtgggtagagtacccaaaaactgtactcaagtaaaagtacttctagaaatatttactaaagtaaaagtactagtcttgaatagttacttgagtaagagtaaaagagtatcggataaaaaatctactcaagtagttagttactagttactagttactttgggtcatatatactgagcctatttttatttagatatatagataaaatgtatgcaatgtatgtgtgcgtgtataaatgtatatatttcatcagcctttactccaatttatgtaatttattataaaaccctgtctgtttacttaagtaacagatataggtgtcattccataacatatttttaatacgactgactttatattaaatgtgaatttaacattgaaagttaatgtgatataaatattgctactaatttttcattgttcagaaagagagcaaataacatttatattattaaagatcattttcactgacagtctagatttcaatcactctcagaaactcccattaaaatcactgaaactgttaacactgtgaaatcaatatcttaattatagattcgtacacacatctgcactttgttgtttctgacgagagaattcgccagaaagaggtattcagtcagtgagcgagtgaaggaagcaccggcattttagcgatgactcatcggaacacctctgattggccaatgctttaataagctcaaaagaatcatgtgtgaataatgcgcagcgctgtaaaaacgcgtctgtctctggctcagcgccagcaagcaatcacagatctgaatttagcagctggaagTGCTGAACGTACTCGGAcctgtgtgattgtattaaaattaataaaatcttaatcggctattttttgtcttttggaagctgcattcaaattgactcccctctgttataagccacacacgtacaacaaactaatgtcacagtggtatcgtgtactgtaatcgaatgtagcccaagttattacctgttaaacagtagacagcacacgcgttgttcatctaataaggatctccatcgctagcaaataatagcctttgcagatttgctttcaattcaatgcagttccagccacgttttcaacgctgctgatgttaaacgttacaactccgagtgaaccacttcagacgctcagcgcgcgcggcagggaactgaacgaatcattcaaactgattcatggaccaattcactcgtttgccaattggtttgatcaagcctttgaacagaattgactcaaaagaatgaatcattcacgaatgggcatcgctcattgcccagagaaaagtagacggcgcgtttggaataaactgaagcatttataacatttattgcattaagataaagtaacgagagtcgcgtcgcccacagtaacgaagtaaaagtacagattttcccccaaaaatttactcaagtaaaagtataaagtacccatctttaaatatactccgaaaagtattagttaccccaaaaaattactcaagtaaatgtaacgaagtaaatgtaactcgttactacccacctctgtttatttgaacgaaaatacagtaaaatattttaatatcgtgaaatattattaccatttaaaatgttttctatttgaaaatattttgaaatgtaaattgttcctgtgatgaaaatgtaaaattgtaaaaatgtaaattcctCCAGTGTTCagtcgttttatttattttatcattaatgttgaaaacatattcaaaaatatgtaatatgtaaacacaatcaaaaacAATTAGGCTCCAACTCAGTGAAAATTtggtatataaattatataccaAATTTTCAGTCTAGTCTTTGGGATATAATATaatgattacaattttttttttattacaacaatATTAACTTAAATACATGAATTTATATCaacaaaattagtttttgttaaaaatatctATTTAAGGTATTGCATGGTTACCACATTTTACAGCTGcttaatggctgctgaatattcagccTACATTGTTATGAATGAACATTAGTCATAACCAGTAATATTTGGTTATGGTGATCTTTTGGtgatccaaacttttgactggttatttaggcctatatataaaaatacacaagtAAATCCAAATTAATACACGTGTTTGTTCACAGATGCCATAATGGATTTCACTGGAGGACATCTGACAGTTAGTGGTGCCACTGCCACGGCTGGTATCTTCTCAACTTATCCAGCTGACTACCTGAGTCTATGGGGAGGAGTGGTTGACCAGGTCAGCATAATATATCAAACATGGAAATCTACTGTTTGAAATGCTAAGACTATTCTCAGGACACGATACTTTCATAAGATCACCAGAATCAAATAATGAAAGCTAATTACTCATAACATAATTAcatattctgatgtttttatgcAAAAGTAGcttacattttatatacaatacTGTCAGTTATTGTCAGCCATTGAAAAATGTTCCAAAAGAAGGCCCATCAGAATGCATGTATCGTTTTGAATGAATGCTTTGAACTTTTAAACGCAGTTTTATGCCACGTACTGGTCACATATAgtttgtaaaatttatttttagtttgtgtCTGTAACTGGATTAGCTCTGTAACTGGTTCACACTCTGTCAAAGTCATGTAACATTAAcaaggctttaaaaaaaacaaaacttaagaAAAATGTGTTCGTCAGTTTGATCTGAAGTGTGTAACCAGACCACATTAACTGGAGCTTGTCCTGCAGATAATAGGCACAGCTGCTCTGCTAGTGTGTGTTCTTGCATTGGGAGATCCTCGTAACACACCAGCTCCTCCTGGTCTGGAGCCTGTCCTGGTAGGAGCAGCTGTCCTGGTGATTGGCATCTCCATGGGGTCTAACAGCGGATATGCTATTAACCCGGCTCGAGACTTCGGCCCGAGACTCTTCTCTTACATTGCAGGCTGGGGAGATGAAGTGTTCAGGTCAGTCTAAAAAACACACAAGCTCAAAGCCTTATGGTCAGTTTATTttgcactgaaatattttcttattttatatatatatatatatatatatgcacacacacacacacacacacacacacacacacacacacacacacacatttttcagcatcattacaccagtctctagcatcacatgatcttttagaaatcattcaaatatgctgatttggtgctaaagaatcgtttatttttattatcatatttGTTATTCCTATGCTGAAAACAGCTGCTTCatgtttttaaagtaattatatatatattataacataaaTGTCAGGtttcttttaaagtaaaaaaaaaaaagtagcaaatgtctttactgtcacatttaccAATTTCATGCTCTCGTTTcataaaatttctttaaaaaacaagtaGTACATGTTATATTCAAACTAAACTAGCATTTCATAatccacaaattttttttttttttggtgaaattgtaaataaaactattggagtatgttttacataAAAAAGCTAATTTCTACTTCACAATGAATTacacatttaatttacaatttattattatttgtgagatttacttttattaaattttctACACCATTTTTCCTGTGTAGACACACAACATAAATGTTTAGCATTGTCAATGGAAAGAACAACAGGACAATACATTTGtgcatgtgtaaaaaaaaatatattcttggaCACTAACGTGAGAGCTGTTGTGTGTCAGGGCTGGTCGTGGCTGGTGGTGGATACCTGTGTTTGTAACGTGTGTGGGCGCTCTCCTGGGCGCATTACTCTATGAGCTGCTGATTGGAGTTCATCATCCAGACTCAGAACCAGAGGATGCTGAGGACCTGACAGCTGTGCTCCAGCAAACTGTGGAGCTGGACGGTATGCAGACAAAATTTGACGCCATTAAAGAAAACGGCAAGGACGGGATCTTTTCCATAACCTCAGCAGACATCAGCTAAAGTAAAGCTGCAAAATTTCAATAGTTAATATTTATAtgctaaatacatttaatttaaggaTCATTGTgtttatgatattaaaataaatcatatgaAAAAGTTATCTTTGTTGTATATAAACTGGAtgagcttattttttattttggtttgttaatgatcaaacatttaaaatgatatatatatatatatatatatatatatatatatatcattgacTTTGTAAAACCTTAAAGGATATGTCTTAAATTTAATTTCTGTAGCACAATATTTATATGATATACTGTCTTATCTACTGTTGAATTACAGCTAAAAAATTCAACAGAAATATagtaatttatattcatattttgtaaGCAAAAAATCATGTACTGAATTATCTGATGAAGTAGTAAGACTTTATAatattgtttagttttatttgtttacattaagATGAATAATTTCAACAATTTGTTTCAACAAGTTTTGTGAACTTACCTGATTAAAGAacaattgtttttataaatactgaaattaaaaaaCATGACTATGGCAATGAAAAATTTGACTTTTCACTGCCAAGAGTTTCAGAAGTAATTGCATTGGATTTAATAATATTGCTAATGTTGATATTAAACTGTGCATTTTACTAGTGTTAGAGTTAATGAATCATCAAGGACACCATGTTCTGTACCGTACcaatttactgttttatttagaaagaaaGGGCAAGAGAACTGACACAGAACTGTACGGCAGTGAAACAGGCAGGTGATAACACAATAAGATGGCTGTCTATAGACTGTCTATGTATGggacatatacatatattactgGAGGGATAGAAAGTCACACTCGCACAGATGATTCACACGATCACAATATTATTTATAAGAAATGTGGTTTTTGACAAGCACAGAACTTTCTGATAGAAAAGACTCTTATCAAAGGAAACAAAAACCCACAAACGACATTCATATTTGTACATAATTcgtcataaaacacacacaagcaaTCCTTCAAACTCAATGCCGATTCAGATGAAGTCGTAAAAATTACACCAGGTTCCGAACACAAACTTTCACTAGCAGTACTTCAATATTGACTTTCagctaaggagaaaaaaaaacacaaagactgaACTTATTCACATTTCCAAATTCAACAACCATATCAAACTGATGTACTGCATTTATACACATAAAATGTGCTCAAGTGTAACTGTGACTGAAATGTATCCATGTTTACTTATATTGACCTTTTTTTGACTATTTAAACTTTACAATCCATCTTTGACCTCATATACCTCTGCTGTATATCTCCTTGCACAAATGAAACCTTTTCAGATCACCTAAAGCTCGACGGTTATCAAAAGACTGATGAATGcttcaatataaataaatatcagtaCTACAATGTCTGTACAATATCGTTACATTTAAAAGTCAGtgttttcctttatttatttattttttaaaacccttCACTAGCACCCTTTTTGCTTTAATGCTTTTTGCAGGTTGACGCCCAGCTGCTCGATGTAAAGTAGTTTTCGAGCAGATACAATTTAAccttgtgtaaatgcatttaggatGTTACAAACAGGGAGGAAAGGGGGAAATAACTTTAATATCTTTGTGTTTCGGAAGACAGATCACGATACTATCATAACGACAAGTGAAATTTtccaaattcaaattattaatctTAAACTGGTCTTGGATGGTCTAATGCCTTGACCCATTTTGCAATGGCTTTTCCATGTCTTGTCCCATCTCGCTCGTTCTACAAGGGCTTGTCGGTCCTGTGTGCCGTGATGAAGGCCATGCCATGCGTGCGGAAGTGTGTGTTAAGGTCCGAGGTCTTGTCAAAGCGCCGGCTGCACACCCTGCAGCTGACCCCTCCCTCCCCCTCCTCACCCGCTTTAGGTGAAGATGGCGAGCCATCCTGTGGCGATGCGCCAGGTGATGCGTTTCCGCCCCGATTGTCATGCTGACCTTGGCGTAAACGGTGCGTAATGAATTTGTGTCGACTGAGCGAGCCGGCCGAGGCGAAGCAGGCGCCACACTGCAGGCACTGCTGCGGTGCGTTCTCAGCGTCACAGTGGATGGGAATGTGACGCTGGAACTCTTCCCAATCCTGTGAGGTGAAGCCACAGGGTGTGCAGCGGAACGTGCCATCATCTTCTTCCTGCTCAGGTGTCCGGTTCTCAGACACTCGAGTTCTTTTGGCCGGACATGAGGCATCTTCTCCTGTGACATCATCGGTATCGGTACCGCCCCCTACTGGTGGAGCTCCGCCCTCATTGTCGGGCTCTGACGAGCTGCCTGCCCCCTCGCCCGGAAGTGAACGCTTTCTGGTGTTCGGGGCATTCTGGGAGaggaaattaaaattattatatggaTAATCAAATATCTCTGAACTCTACAGAGGTGAAGTGTCCAAACTGACCGGTTTGTCTGTGGTTTGCCGAGCTCTGATGCCATGTCTGACCCGAATGTGCTTCTCTAAAATTAGACGACTACTGAACGTACGCTTACCCTCAGAGCAGTGCCTGAGGAGAGCAGTATATATATGCAGAATTAGAGGGGGCAAACTAAACAAATGAAGAATCGGTTTTAGGGAGGAAAAGATAGATATAAATAAATTTGTGGTTGAGGAATGTTTGACTCACGGGCAGCGGAAGACTCTCTTGACGCCCTCATGTATTATCCGGACATGTCGACGAAGGCTGTTGGCTGAACTGAATGAGCGTTCACACAGTCTGCAGGGGAACTTCTTCATTaactagaagaagaaaaaaaaaagacaggcaTGTAAagaaatttgaataattttaaactaaatatacatataataaaaaaaaaaatctcttaatattttgaatgttgtCACCTATGGCATATTGGAGCCTTTTTGCAActatatataatttcttaaaaaaatacaattataaatatataaaattggtAAATATTTATATACGCTAATGTATACATACAAACAAAGGTAGTAAGTATTAAATATAAACACCCCCACCACAAAATCTGGGGTTCAGCACGATttgattttgtattatttatttttttacttttattcagcaaggacattaaattgattaaaagtgacaaagACATTGCAAATTaagtctatttaaaataaatgatgttctttttaaatttctttaaaaaattattacaaatgtattacatttccacaaaatatttcacaatagataaaattcttatgctcaccaaaatcttattaaaaacttactaaaaaactaaacttttttattttcttggtaaacagaaatttatatatatatatatcagtttatttatttttcaagttcagtttatttataaagcacaaataaaaacagCCACAGGCCGACCAAAATGCTGTACAAGTTAGGAAAAATAAAAGGTTAAGTACTCTAAAGTCAGCAAGATAGTTTAAAACAGAACACTTATAAAGAACACAAATAGTAGCAAACAATTTATGATAGAACACTCTTATAAGCTAAAAGCAACCGAGAATAGATAGGTTTTGAGACAGGATTTgaatcatgatatatatatatatatatatatatatatacacagacacacgtGTATGCTTTTAAGAATACCTACCGTGTCATGTTCATTCTTCATGTGGTCGATGTACTCCTCTCTCTCAGCGAATCGTTTCTTGCACTCTTTGCACCTCCACTCCATACTCCCGCTTTCTGGAGAGCTCACCTGATCTTCTTCCTCATTCTCGTCCTCTTCTCCctcttctctctcttccccttcatgctctccctcctcctcatcctcctcctcctcctcatcttcctgtCCCTGGCTCAACTCATCCGAATTGTTTTCTGTGGGTTTAGGTTTAGAAATGGGGTTGCTGGAAGGAGCTGAGACTGGAGATGAGGTGGTGGGCGGAGCCTCGGCTTTGACAGACAGGCCTCTATGAATAGTCTAATTGGAAATATTACAAGGCAGCTCTGGTTAAAAGCATGAGCGTGACTGACAGGAAAATGTGACAGTTCACACTGAGGTGGCTGTTGTACTTGGTATGAGCTTTAGACAAGGTGATACACAGAAATCACTTTGTAAAGGCCAAACCAAGAGTTTCTGTATGCCTTTGCTGACACCACATTCTTTAGAGGAAGTGAAAAGAATGGGTAACACAAAAGGCAAAATAACAAGCaattaatttaaaacttaaaacattttaatatcctTAAATGCActctatataataattattattattatagtaaagtATTCACCTTGATGTGTTCCATCATTGAGCCTTTCTGGGCATAAAGTTTAGTGCAGTCTGGACATTTGAACACATGCACCTTCTGTTTGGCCAGGTGAGTGTCAAAATGCATGTAGAGCAAAGGTTTCTGGGTAAACACTGTGTCACACATGACACACTTGTATATCATCCTGTAGATATAACAtaagaatattcagatttaaagaatgtatttttaaaacaaaatattaggtACTAATCACGAAAAGCTGTGTGTGATGGGTCAACCTACTTAGCCTGTGCAGCTGTGAGGGCGGGATGCTGGGAAGTGATGTGCCCCTGTGCGCTCTGGGCAGATTTGAAGGCCATCGGGCAATTGGGGCACTTATGAAACACCTCACAGTGAGCTGTTTGAATGTGGGACTTGATGGAGTTCAAACCTCCGAACACAACCTGACAACTGGAGCACCTGGAATAAAGGATGCAGGTTTGCATGTATAACAAAAACCATTTATTTCCTTGCAGGAAAGCTCACAGCTGCAAAGCAAGGAAATTGTCTCTGGTATCACAAAACACTGAAAAGCATTTGTAGGCCAGGAACCTGTAGCCAATGCGCCTGGCGAAGTGCAGGCAAGACTCTTCCAGATGGGTCTGAAACGTGGCCTGACGAGCAGTGCCTCCACACTCTGGACACACATGGGGTGCGCGGTGCTTATGGATCCGCTGATGGGCTGAAACACTGCACATGTTAGGCAGCATCATGGGAGGAGAGCAAAGCATACAAGTCTGAAAGAAATAACGCAGGGATAACAAAGGTTAGTAAATAAAGCAGTTTACACATTAACTTACACATTACAGATGCTGGGTATCATCTATGAAACattagcaaaaataaatgtgtaaattgtTCATGAAAACattatgtaaattaatgtaataaaaatagcatTCAATGCAATAAAAATAGCACTCAATGCAAAACTtgagaatattttttgtatatattagtGTTGGCAATCGATTAAAAAATGTCATCGCAcattttttctgaaattaatcacgattaatcccaccttacattaaagtttttaaatatacttttatattgcaataatttaatGTACAAACAACATGAAGACATTATATTTGTTTGATGGCAtcttttttttatgactgaaggccaGTATCACTGATACTGAAATTTCATTTAAACactgaattaaaatttaaatgagataaatccttaaagttataaaagttattgatttcctctttttttcttcattgattAACTGTCATCACAGCAGCTGGTTATTAGGATGTTTTGGCAGCTATTTCTTTAAGAGCTGCCGCTGCTGAAAGTGATGGAGATCTGACACAGATCTGACATGCAAAAACTTGAAAAAACATAAACTACCAAactttgctataagtttgattgcaacatacaatcattgctgttaatagtgttcattatcGGTTTCATCATCAACtgatttttactgtacatttttgccctatgtacatcaatttgacagtcaccactgatacgctacaactaaatatattgtagaaaacCCACCTCTGCATTaactgcattaaatattttgaatttgttaaaCTGGAAAAATTATTCGCCTACAATAATTTTCATCTACTTTCATGTAGTCATTTAACGGTTAATTACTAGCAATTATTGCAAATGAAAATATTTGGAGAAGacaatttcattaaaatgtaaaaataatataagataaaaacacatgaaaattaaAGTAAACAATTATTTATGTGGTGCGGTTAGCAAAATTGCTGGGaggacatttaaaaacaaattggcCCAATGACCCAACAGAAGAAAATAATTCGACCACGTTTACAATGTTGCAACTTACCGAATTAGGAGTAGCTCTGATTTGCTGGAAATGGGACACTAATTCAGCCTTGCTTGAAAACTGAGCTTGACATTCAGGACACTTATTGTTGTTGTATTGCAGGGCTTCGCCCTTCTTGCAGGGCAGTGGCATCAGCGCCTGGGGACTCTGGGGTCCACGGCGGGCAGGGCTGGGCTGGGATGAAGCCGTGCCTGGAGAAGGGGAGTCCTTCAGTGGACTAGAAGTGGACGGTATAGGAGTCGTCCCTGTTTGGGTGGTGGAGGATGACAGAGGTGGAGAGGAGAGTGATGGAGAGAGCATACCTagagaaatgaaaacatttaaaacatttaatttcactgcTGACAAGATGGGCTTTTAATAAAACTAATCTttccatgacaaaaaaaaaagttgaaatggtGCTACATGAGAAAACAGAAAAGAACAGTGGAGTTTTCTTTTACCAAAAACGTAACACCCACAATGCAATTTTGATTTTGTTACCGCATACTTCAATTGATCTTATTGTCTGAGGGCGGGAATACAAAAATGTTGAAGCTCGATCTGTAGTTTCAACAAAAATCCCAGGCTTTTGACAGCTCCAGAAACTACTGATTGAACTGAATTCGACAGTGGCGCGATGCCAAAATCAAAATTGCATTATGGGTGATTTATCCCAGAACGCCACAGTTCTTCTCTATTTTGTCATGTAGCTctaattgttttataaaaaaactgGGATATCTGGGTGCAGGTAACAGCTggcttatttttaaatattaagcaaAAACAACCCAACTCAAATTGAGACAAAAAGATAGCATGTTGCAAAACTTACCAATGGGAGTAGTGTCTTGCTGGCCGATCATCTGCTCCACTGTAACTGGTCTCATAACCAAATGTGAACACTGCATGACCAGGCCTCGTTCCTTGTGCTCCCGAGCATGTAACAACAGGCTGCATTTGTTGAAGAAAGCCAGTCGCTTTGCGCAGTGATTGCATGTCACTTCTATTCTCAAAGAGCGCCGGTCGTAGTGTCGCGCCAGGCTGCGCTCCAAAGCAAAAGCATCTCCGCATTCCAAGCAGCGGTATCCAGTAGCAGGCATAGGAAGACCCCATTCAGGGGGTGGCGGGGTTGAGAGATCCGGACGGTAGCTGGGCAGCAGGTTCTTGCTGTTTAGGATCTTGTTGAAAGCCTCAACTAGACTAGACTGGCTACGGGAAATAACAGCACCAGTGCTGTTGACAATAGACGCTGGTTTACATGGCACAGTACCTCCATTGGTGGTTTTACCGACTGTAGACCGCACGCTCATCCCGCCGACGGCTGGCGCGACTGGTAAAGTGGTGGCTTTCGTGATGCTCACCGCTGTGGCAGAGACTTTTGTTTTATCGGCTAGCATGGCCATTTTGTTTTGGACCTTGCTGGCTGCAGCTATCATTGCACTGCTGGCTTCTAGAGTGGATACTGGTAAGGTTGAGCATTTTACCACTTGACCGTCATTTTTTTTGGTGCCTTTCGCAGGAACAGCACGACTGCCCATTTGGGCTTTACTTGCATCTTTGTCTGCATTGGCTGTGCCTCCCTTACCTGCTACTCGGGTAACCGTGCGTGTGATACCTCCTGTAGATGTCTTAATGGTCTTGATACGGACTTTAAGAGGTCTGGAGGGAGCATTTCCACCAGACACAGCTTTGCCACCACTGCTCGGTGATCCGGCATCCGCTGGAAGGGATTGTGCAGCATCTATCTCCATTTTCTCTTCATCCCTCTTCCCGCCATCCTTACCATCTGTATTAGCCGCATCTTGTCCATTCTCCACTGAATCTTTGTCTAACTCCATCTCCTCTTCTTCTGCCTTAGGTTCCTGAAGGGAAGCAGATGGTGATGAAGAGGCAACCGCTGGACTACATGATCTTTTGGTAACTGCAGATGTCGGCATGGAGGACTTGGGCATCTCTGGCTCAGGGCTCTCTGGCGAATCTCGTTCTTCTATAACATGCTCTGGGTTTCGCTCTTCTTGGGGTAAACTCTTTCCGGTTCCTGTCTGGACTGGTGTGGAAAGCCAGTTCTGTTGAGCTCGAGGTGAAGCAGGTGATGCCAAGGGAGTGTCACCTGGTTTGGGGTAAGTGCTGGGAGAGATGGATGTCGAAGGAGGGAGAGAAGGAGACTGTGAATTTTCTGGAGGTGACCTGAGCCGACGTGATAGTTTCGGTGGAGTGGGAGAGTCTGGACTCTCATGGATGACCAGAGATCCTCCGGAATCAGGATCCGAATCCTCCTCATCTGAATCCACATGTCTGAAAGCTGGAGAACTAAGACGTGGCGATCCGTTTAATGGCTCCGTTAGAGATGTAGCCAGTGGAGACGATGCCGTGGCCCCAGAAACACGGGAACCAACCGATGGAGAGGACGATGATGGTGAAGAGGACGAAGCTGTGGAGGGAGTGGAAAGAAGTGGTTTAGGTGGGGGAAAGAAAGGAGATGCTGCTCCACTTGTCCCACTAGGAATCGCAGGGGCTTTCTCCTTGTCCACACCTTCTAGGTTAATCTCCTGCTGCATGTGTTGCTGTTGCAGAAGCTGCATTTTTCGGGCCCTTCCGACAGAGTCTCCAGCACCCTGTGCCATCAAGGGCTTCAGCTTATTGAAGATGTTGCTGCCTGGTTTGGAAGTGCTGGAAGATCCCAGCGCTCCTGCAGTCTCTGGAATCGCCTTTGA encodes:
- the aqp10b gene encoding aquaporin-10b, producing the protein MMDHLLKRCRIKSSLFRQCLAEFFGVYILILFGCGSVAQVTTSQNTKGEYLSINLGFALGTTFGIYVAKGVSGAHLNPAVSLTLCVLGRFSWTCLPFYVCSQLLGAFLAAATVALQYYDAIMDFTGGHLTVSGATATAGIFSTYPADYLSLWGGVVDQIIGTAALLVCVLALGDPRNTPAPPGLEPVLVGAAVLVIGISMGSNSGYAINPARDFGPRLFSYIAGWGDEVFRAGRGWWWIPVFVTCVGALLGALLYELLIGVHHPDSEPEDAEDLTAVLQQTVELDGMQTKFDAIKENGKDGIFSITSADIS
- the znf687b gene encoding zinc finger protein 687b, which encodes MGDMKTPDFDDLLAAFDIPDIDAKEAIQSAPDEVEGHQGAGGGSLIKAGDASVGGSSALRSPSPSTDSQSDPSIVSVIVKNRVRPEPFDGGDSSVQDPLNHNGFVSSGGSVHMSQSRGQPNGEQWPICSSKAIPETAGALGSSSTSKPGSNIFNKLKPLMAQGAGDSVGRARKMQLLQQQHMQQEINLEGVDKEKAPAIPSGTSGAASPFFPPPKPLLSTPSTASSSSPSSSSPSVGSRVSGATASSPLATSLTEPLNGSPRLSSPAFRHVDSDEEDSDPDSGGSLVIHESPDSPTPPKLSRRLRSPPENSQSPSLPPSTSISPSTYPKPGDTPLASPASPRAQQNWLSTPVQTGTGKSLPQEERNPEHVIEERDSPESPEPEMPKSSMPTSAVTKRSCSPAVASSSPSASLQEPKAEEEEMELDKDSVENGQDAANTDGKDGGKRDEEKMEIDAAQSLPADAGSPSSGGKAVSGGNAPSRPLKVRIKTIKTSTGGITRTVTRVAGKGGTANADKDASKAQMGSRAVPAKGTKKNDGQVVKCSTLPVSTLEASSAMIAAASKVQNKMAMLADKTKVSATAVSITKATTLPVAPAVGGMSVRSTVGKTTNGGTVPCKPASIVNSTGAVISRSQSSLVEAFNKILNSKNLLPSYRPDLSTPPPPEWGLPMPATGYRCLECGDAFALERSLARHYDRRSLRIEVTCNHCAKRLAFFNKCSLLLHAREHKERGLVMQCSHLVMRPVTVEQMIGQQDTTPIGMLSPSLSSPPLSSSTTQTGTTPIPSTSSPLKDSPSPGTASSQPSPARRGPQSPQALMPLPCKKGEALQYNNNKCPECQAQFSSKAELVSHFQQIRATPNSTCMLCSPPMMLPNMCSVSAHQRIHKHRAPHVCPECGGTARQATFQTHLEESCLHFARRIGYRCSSCQVVFGGLNSIKSHIQTAHCEVFHKCPNCPMAFKSAQSAQGHITSQHPALTAAQAKMIYKCVMCDTVFTQKPLLYMHFDTHLAKQKVHVFKCPDCTKLYAQKGSMMEHIKTIHRGLSVKAEAPPTTSSPVSAPSSNPISKPKPTENNSDELSQGQEDEEEEEDEEEGEHEGEEREEGEEDENEEEDQVSSPESGSMEWRCKECKKRFAEREEYIDHMKNEHDTLMKKFPCRLCERSFSSANSLRRHVRIIHEGVKRVFRCPHCSEGKRTFSSRLILEKHIRVRHGIRARQTTDKPNAPNTRKRSLPGEGAGSSSEPDNEGGAPPVGGGTDTDDVTGEDASCPAKRTRVSENRTPEQEEDDGTFRCTPCGFTSQDWEEFQRHIPIHCDAENAPQQCLQCGACFASAGSLSRHKFITHRLRQGQHDNRGGNASPGASPQDGSPSSPKAGEEGEGGVSCRVCSRRFDKTSDLNTHFRTHGMAFITAHRTDKPL